The Candidatus Eisenbacteria bacterium region CGGTCCCGGGGCGCGCGTCGGCGACGGCGACGACGACCGGCCGAACCGGAGCGTACCGGAGCTTCTCCGCTCCGGCATCACGCTCGTCGGTAAGATGACCCAGCTCCCCGGCGGCGTCCGGATCGGAAGAAACTGCATCGTGGGTCCCTATTTCGGACCGGAACGATTCACGGAGCAAACGTATTCCTCGGGGGAGACGATCGGATGAGGGAGACGGTGGTCATGTTGCTCGCCGGCGGCGGCGGCACGCGGCTCAACATCCTCGCAAAGCTCCGCGCCAAACCGGCGGTCCCCTTCGGCGGCATGTACCGTATCATCGATTTCACGCTGAGCAACGTGATGAACTCCGGCATCGGATCGGTGGCGGTGCTGACCCAGTACAAGCCGATCTCCTTGATGAACCACCTCGGCGTCGGCGAGGCGTGGGACATGACCGGCCGCACGCGCGGCGTGAAGATCCTCCCGCCGCGCACCGGCGAGCGGGATTCGGACTGGTACCGCGGGACCGCCGACGCGATCCGGCAGAACATCGAGTACATCCACCGTTCCGATCCGAAGAACGTGCTGATCCTGTCGGGGGACCACATCTACGGCATGGATTACCGGCCCATGCTCCGCTTCCACCGCGACCGCCGGGCGGACCTCACCATCGCCATGATGGAGGTGCGGCCGGAGGAGACGCGCCACTTCGGGATCGCCCGGACCGGAGAGAAGGGGCGGGTGATCGAGTGGCAGGAGAAGCCGGTGACGACCGACAGCCGTCTCGCTTCGATGGGGATCTACGTGTTCGACGCCGCCTACATGCTTCGCGCCCTCCGGTCCATCGGGGGGAGCGACTTCGGCAACCACGTGATCCCCACGGCGGTGGGAGAGGACCGCGTCTACGCCTATCCCTTCCGCGGCTACTGGAAAGACGTGGGAACCCTGCAGGCGTTTTGGGAGGCGAACCGGGACCTTCTCGACCCGGACAGCGGCATCGACCTGGAGTCGTGGCGCGTGAGAACCAACCCGGAGGAGATCGGCCGCCTCGGCGATCGCCCTCCCGCGATGATCGCCCCCGGCGCGTCGGTGTCCGAATCGCTCATCTCCCCCGGCTGTGAGATCCGCGGCGAGGTGGTCCGCTCGATCCTCTCGCCCGGCGTGATCGTCGCCAAGGGGGCGCGCGTCGAGGACTCGGTGATCATGAACGACACGCGAATC contains the following coding sequences:
- a CDS encoding NTP transferase domain-containing protein; the encoded protein is MRETVVMLLAGGGGTRLNILAKLRAKPAVPFGGMYRIIDFTLSNVMNSGIGSVAVLTQYKPISLMNHLGVGEAWDMTGRTRGVKILPPRTGERDSDWYRGTADAIRQNIEYIHRSDPKNVLILSGDHIYGMDYRPMLRFHRDRRADLTIAMMEVRPEETRHFGIARTGEKGRVIEWQEKPVTTDSRLASMGIYVFDAAYMLRALRSIGGSDFGNHVIPTAVGEDRVYAYPFRGYWKDVGTLQAFWEANRDLLDPDSGIDLESWRVRTNPEEIGRLGDRPPAMIAPGASVSESLISPGCEIRGEVVRSILSPGVIVAKGARVEDSVIMNDTRIDRGARVSHVISDKQVWIGEGVEIGTWGAGTPNQEFPEHLSTGLTVIGKQATVPAGCRVGQNTILYPSLRKDRFPLHEVPPGSTLRNEEDR